Proteins encoded in a region of the Pocillopora verrucosa isolate sample1 chromosome 11, ASM3666991v2, whole genome shotgun sequence genome:
- the LOC131795305 gene encoding uncharacterized protein isoform X1: MPPGTKKRKTEDCCFTSCVGGSPRYITRLFLRERRASGIESIGQYFGCLPPEMLNLLFSYLDAPALSSIGATCRVMNSHAKRLWKPLCMRLALVHKPTVLCVANPLSEESIFSYDKAVELCTGEKRWEVMAARSWLYSKWRCVVCYRNCSHRVDVHFDVTLCDNCHPLFYRRKCHAKEQFSLTERDLRTIDNDSYEFLVSDLVTLARRKYGSREALQDRLNHKQRQKNMREAEKQCALVQREREVLRALESMNSSYSDIETVDARCMPYVSTPASYQYAPQQSAEDAAKWLIGWKNRQETRQKLLMAEIEARSTRCKGCRARYDYRSLSRLPSAIKCTHVLEENATKLMETIKEHFNHDILHYTRHGQLNMETGVYDMEHRSAQELFLRNERRTKLMEELEIRKTEWPSILNGQKNAMSCTYAQDFIYKGVAILDNDGNKCRLRNAKDVARVILAKACGWNSRNKEVMSELEKKGFFPPFDSLRLESHLLMDDFVESSVVVHGDNIIACSSTEVADRIAVIEGLEEEQKSSAAQRCARIYAECNRKPDITALRQLRKNSLVKSLNVKSFSECGPSSDRRWSPAHEFINCGTTTSLFGYKVTTPEAVSSLIRLKQEIHSQTKML, from the exons atgcCTCCAGGGACAAAGAAACGAAAGACAGAGGATTGTTGTTTTACAAGTTGTGTTGGTGGTAGTCCAAGATATATCACTAGACTTTTTCTTCGTGAGCGAAGAGCAAGTGGAATTGAAAGCATAGGACAGTATTTTGGATGCTTACCTCCTGAGATGCTGAATCTCTTATTCTCTTACCTAGATGCTCCAGCACTGTCCTCAATAGGGGCAACTTGTCGTGTTATGAATTCACATGCCAAACGTTTATGGAAACCATTGTGTATGAGGCTGGCACTTGTTCACAAACCCACTGTTTTGTGTGTGGCAAATCCTTTGAGTGAGGAATCAATATTTTCATATGATAAAGCTGTTGAACTTTGCACAGGTGAAAAGCGCTGGGAAGTAATGGCAGCAAGGAGCTGGTTATACTCAAAATGGCGCTGTGTGGTGTGTTATCGGAACTGTTCTCATCGGGTAGATGTTCATTTTGATGTGACGCTCTGTGACAACTGTCACCCTTTGTTTTACAGACGTAAATGCCATGCCAAG GAGCAATTTAGTCTCACTGAGAGAGATCTTAGGACGATTGACAATGACTCTTATGAGTTCCTAGTATCAGATCTTGTTACTCTTGCGAGAAGGAAATATGGAAGTAGAGAAGCACTGCAAGACAGACTTAATCACAAACAACGGCAGAAGAACATGAGGGAAGCAGAGAAACAATGTGCTTTGGTTCAGCGAGAGAGGGAGGTTTTACGAGCCCTTGAAAGTATGAACAGCTCCTACAGTGATATAGAAACTGTTGATGCAAGGTGCATGCCATATGTTAGTACTCCTGCAAGTTACCAGTATGCTCCACAACAATCAGCGGAGGATGCTGCAAAGTGGTTGATTGGATGGAAGAATAGACAGGAGACAAGGCAGAAGCTGCTAATGGCAGAAATCGAGGCACGGTCAACTCGGTGTAAGGGGTGTAGAGCTCGCTACGATTACAG ATCTCTCTCCAGGTTACCATCAGCCATCAAGTGCACTCATGTCCTGGAAGAAAATGCCACAAAGTTGATGGAAACTATTAAGGAACATTTCAACCATGACATACTTCACTACACACGACATGGACAACTGAATATGGAGACTGGAGTCTATGATATGGAGCACCGATCAGCACAGGAACTGTTCTTGCGAAATGAAAGGAGAACAAAGCTGATGGAGGAATTAGAGATCAGGAAAACAGAGTGGCCTTCCATTTTGAATG GACAAAAAAATGCCATGAGCTGCACCTATGCCCAGGACTTCATTTACAAAGGTGTGGCCATACTTGACAACGATGGGAACAAGTGTCGTCTGCGTAATGCTAAGGATGTGGCCAGGGTGATATTAGCGAAGGCATGTGGTTGGAATTCAAGAAATAAAGAAGTAATGAGTGAATTGgaaaagaaaggattttttcCACCATTTGATAGCCTCAGACTGGAGAGCCATCTTTTGATGGATGATTTTGTTGAGAGCAGTGTTGTG GTTCATGGCGACAATATCATTGCTTGTTCTTCAACTGAGGTAGCAGATAGAATAGCTGTGATCGAGGGCTTGGAAGAAGAACAGAAATCATCTGCTGCGCAGAGATGTGCAAGGATTTATGCTGAATGCAACAGGAAACCAG ACATCACTGCTCTGAGACAATTGCGGAAAAACAGTCTTGTCAAAAGCTTGAATGTAAAGTCTTTTTCTGAATGTGGGCCCAGCTCTGATCGCCGGTGGTCTCCTGCCCATGAGTTCATCAACTG TGGAACAACTACGTCACTTTTTGGGTACAAGGTGACCACGCCTGAGGCAGTTTCATCTTTGATAAGGCTCAAACAAGAAATCCACTCTCAAACGAAGATGCTTTAG
- the LOC131795305 gene encoding uncharacterized protein isoform X2 codes for MPPGTKKRKTEDCCFTSCVGGSPRYITRLFLRERRASGIESIGQYFGCLPPEMLNLLFSYLDAPALSSIGATCRVMNSHAKRLWKPLCMRLALVHKPTVLCVANPLSEESIFSYDKAVELCTGEKRWEVMAARSWLYSKWRCVVCYRNCSHRVDVHFDVTLCDNCHPLFYRRKCHAKEQFSLTERDLRTIDNDSYEFLVSDLVTLARRKYGSREALQDRLNHKQRQKNMREAEKQCALVQREREVLRALESMNSSYSDIETVDARCMPYVSTPASYQYAPQQSAEDAAKWLIGWKNRQETRQKLLMAEIEARSTRCKGCRARYDYRLPSAIKCTHVLEENATKLMETIKEHFNHDILHYTRHGQLNMETGVYDMEHRSAQELFLRNERRTKLMEELEIRKTEWPSILNGQKNAMSCTYAQDFIYKGVAILDNDGNKCRLRNAKDVARVILAKACGWNSRNKEVMSELEKKGFFPPFDSLRLESHLLMDDFVESSVVVHGDNIIACSSTEVADRIAVIEGLEEEQKSSAAQRCARIYAECNRKPDITALRQLRKNSLVKSLNVKSFSECGPSSDRRWSPAHEFINCGTTTSLFGYKVTTPEAVSSLIRLKQEIHSQTKML; via the exons atgcCTCCAGGGACAAAGAAACGAAAGACAGAGGATTGTTGTTTTACAAGTTGTGTTGGTGGTAGTCCAAGATATATCACTAGACTTTTTCTTCGTGAGCGAAGAGCAAGTGGAATTGAAAGCATAGGACAGTATTTTGGATGCTTACCTCCTGAGATGCTGAATCTCTTATTCTCTTACCTAGATGCTCCAGCACTGTCCTCAATAGGGGCAACTTGTCGTGTTATGAATTCACATGCCAAACGTTTATGGAAACCATTGTGTATGAGGCTGGCACTTGTTCACAAACCCACTGTTTTGTGTGTGGCAAATCCTTTGAGTGAGGAATCAATATTTTCATATGATAAAGCTGTTGAACTTTGCACAGGTGAAAAGCGCTGGGAAGTAATGGCAGCAAGGAGCTGGTTATACTCAAAATGGCGCTGTGTGGTGTGTTATCGGAACTGTTCTCATCGGGTAGATGTTCATTTTGATGTGACGCTCTGTGACAACTGTCACCCTTTGTTTTACAGACGTAAATGCCATGCCAAG GAGCAATTTAGTCTCACTGAGAGAGATCTTAGGACGATTGACAATGACTCTTATGAGTTCCTAGTATCAGATCTTGTTACTCTTGCGAGAAGGAAATATGGAAGTAGAGAAGCACTGCAAGACAGACTTAATCACAAACAACGGCAGAAGAACATGAGGGAAGCAGAGAAACAATGTGCTTTGGTTCAGCGAGAGAGGGAGGTTTTACGAGCCCTTGAAAGTATGAACAGCTCCTACAGTGATATAGAAACTGTTGATGCAAGGTGCATGCCATATGTTAGTACTCCTGCAAGTTACCAGTATGCTCCACAACAATCAGCGGAGGATGCTGCAAAGTGGTTGATTGGATGGAAGAATAGACAGGAGACAAGGCAGAAGCTGCTAATGGCAGAAATCGAGGCACGGTCAACTCGGTGTAAGGGGTGTAGAGCTCGCTACGATTACAG GTTACCATCAGCCATCAAGTGCACTCATGTCCTGGAAGAAAATGCCACAAAGTTGATGGAAACTATTAAGGAACATTTCAACCATGACATACTTCACTACACACGACATGGACAACTGAATATGGAGACTGGAGTCTATGATATGGAGCACCGATCAGCACAGGAACTGTTCTTGCGAAATGAAAGGAGAACAAAGCTGATGGAGGAATTAGAGATCAGGAAAACAGAGTGGCCTTCCATTTTGAATG GACAAAAAAATGCCATGAGCTGCACCTATGCCCAGGACTTCATTTACAAAGGTGTGGCCATACTTGACAACGATGGGAACAAGTGTCGTCTGCGTAATGCTAAGGATGTGGCCAGGGTGATATTAGCGAAGGCATGTGGTTGGAATTCAAGAAATAAAGAAGTAATGAGTGAATTGgaaaagaaaggattttttcCACCATTTGATAGCCTCAGACTGGAGAGCCATCTTTTGATGGATGATTTTGTTGAGAGCAGTGTTGTG GTTCATGGCGACAATATCATTGCTTGTTCTTCAACTGAGGTAGCAGATAGAATAGCTGTGATCGAGGGCTTGGAAGAAGAACAGAAATCATCTGCTGCGCAGAGATGTGCAAGGATTTATGCTGAATGCAACAGGAAACCAG ACATCACTGCTCTGAGACAATTGCGGAAAAACAGTCTTGTCAAAAGCTTGAATGTAAAGTCTTTTTCTGAATGTGGGCCCAGCTCTGATCGCCGGTGGTCTCCTGCCCATGAGTTCATCAACTG TGGAACAACTACGTCACTTTTTGGGTACAAGGTGACCACGCCTGAGGCAGTTTCATCTTTGATAAGGCTCAAACAAGAAATCCACTCTCAAACGAAGATGCTTTAG
- the LOC131795301 gene encoding E3 ubiquitin-protein ligase TRIM71-like, translating into MPERSLKNWFKLAFHLFVSDQWEKVEEIVQDNDSTYRWLKEQILREVCKIEENSFRSFLGSAALNIRDRLITIKHVNPGEEIFSKVKFWLNQQTGKFVLEDSDNATEDRVIGCKIALLEASFIYLDESEMVANFFRHLLNKLRGIAGVNSAIEEKNNPTILAQVKVIDDAAKEYVRSIGQELGDWPVFDISAEALPSEKPDYEPPAIWCFGDYGMADGQMCYPEKVAIDKEGQFLVLEEHTIGMGGVVTIQRIQLFNAKGKFLKCLLKRGEGKVNGMTDFCLTKDGNILVADEDENGHGRIQIFDYEGNRLVQIIPEVHDPEVHPHFASVAIDSNGNIIAGDSSSYRIYILSAAEGKTLCKFGKFGREEGEFQAINHVSCDDSGKIYVSDSALHRIQVFSGAGDYLSLFGPKGTHLRFLLFDAARGEVYGSDYRNHKVKVFSMAGEPQREHGKYGTALHECWFPLGLALMPDGRIAIAERENHRITVLKI; encoded by the coding sequence ATGCCCGAAAGATCGCTGAAGAATTGGTTTAAGCTCGCCTTTCACTTGTTTGTGAGTGACCAGTGGGAAAAAGTCGAAGAAATCGTGCAGGATAATGATTCCACGTACAGATGGCTGAAGGAGCAGATCCTACGCGAGGTATGCAAAATTGAGGAAAACTCTTTCCGGAGTTTTCTCGGCTCCGCAGCGCTGAATATCCGCGACAGGTTGATCACCATAAAACACGTGAATCCAGGCGAAGAAATTTTCAGCAAGGTCAAATTTTGGCTGAACCAGCAGACGGGAAAATTTGTCTTAGAAGACAGTGACAACGCGACGGAAGACAGAGTGATAGGATGCAAGATCGCTTTGCTCGAGGCTTCGTTCATCTACCTCGATGAGAGCGAGATGGTCGCGAATTTCTTTCGCCATTTGCTGAATAAGCTGCGAGGTATCGCCGGGGTTAATTCAGCcattgaagagaaaaacaacccTACAATTTTGGCCCAGGTCAAAGTCATTGACGATGCAGCGAAGGAGTACGTAAGAAGTATTGGGCAAGAACTTGGGGATTGGCCCGTATTTGATATCTCCGCCGAGGCCCTGCCGAGCGAGAAACCCGATTACGAGCCCCCAGCGATTTGGTGCTTCGGTGATTATGGCATGGCTGATGGTCAGATGTGCTACCCAGAGAAAGTAGCCATTGATAAAGAGGGGCAGTTCCTTGTGTTGGAAGAGCACACGATCGGAATGGGAGGCGTAGTGACCATCCAACGTATCCAGCTCTTTAAcgctaaaggaaaatttttgaaatgtctATTGAAGCGAGGCGAAGGAAAGGTCAATGGTATGACAGATTTCTGTCTCACCAAAGACGGAAACATTCTTGTGGCAGACGAAGACGAAAACGGCCACGGAAGGATTCAGATATTCGATTACGAAGGCAACAGGCTTGTGCAAATCATTCCGGAGGTCCATGACCCAGAAGTCCATCCCCACTTCGCGAGCGTTGCTATTGATTCCAATGGTAACATTATTGCTGGTGATTCCTCAAGCTATAGGATCTACATCCTGAGCGCTGCTGAAGGAAAGACCCTCTGCAAGTTTGGAAAGTTTGGTCGTGAAGAAGGCGAATTTCAGGCCATCAATCATGTCAGCTGTGACGATTCCGGTAAGATCTACGTGTCCGATTCAGCGCTGCACAGAATCCAAGTTTTCAGTGGTGCCGGTGACTACCTGAGTTTATTTGGTCCAAAGGGTACTCACTTGCGCTTCTTGCTGTTTGATGCTGCGAGGGGCGAGGTGTATGGCTCGGATTACAGAAATCACAAGGTGAAAGTATTCTCCATGGCTGGGGAGCCGCAGAGAGAGCATGGGAAATATGGCACCGCCCTGCACGAGTGTTGGTTCCCGTTAGGACTGGCCCTGATGCCTGATGGGAGGATCGCGATAGCCGAGAGAGAGAACCACAGGATCACAGTGTTAAAAATTTAA
- the LOC131795302 gene encoding uncharacterized protein: MHSDCSLLLDCHYLKTQIILVCLLLTLKQITAIDCSYSAVLKGDSCFEPGDHVTEEGCRQLSEECCVHKKNKVKFKCLRTKEKQPHKGGCSKVSLVERRPLMNKFLEGDVLLEFRVVSELHCWDHCIRYNYCKAYNYHQTSDPSLENCQLLKSDIGLLKAREGHTYYVIPKENKDLQNLLGSTCR; the protein is encoded by the exons ATGCACTCAG ATTGTAGTCTTCTGCTTGACTGCCACTACTTGAAAACGCAAATCATCCTCGTCTGCCTTCTTCTGACTCTGAAACAAATCACAGCCATTG ACTGTTCGTACTCTGCAGTCCTGAAAGGCGATTCCTGTTTCGAGCCCGGTGACCATGTGACAGAAGAGGGATGCAGACAACTTAGCGAAGAGTGTTgtgttcataaaaaaaacaaagtaaaatttaaatgcctcagaaccaaagaaaaacagccCCATAAAG GAGGCTGCAGCAAAGTTTCATTAGTAGAAAGAAGACCACTTATGAACAAGTTTTTGGAAGGTGACGTTCTTCTGGAGTTCAGGGTTGTCTCTGAACTCCATTGCTGGGACCACTGCATACGGTATAACTATTGTAAAGCATACAATTATCATCAGACCAGTGATCCGTCGTTAGAAAACTGTCAGTTGTTAAAAAGTGATATTGGTCTGTTAAAAGCCAGAGAGGGTCACACATATTACGTTATACCCAAGGAAAACAAGGATTTACAG AATTTGCTGGGAAGTACGTGTCGCTAA